From a single Ascaphus truei isolate aAscTru1 chromosome 2, aAscTru1.hap1, whole genome shotgun sequence genomic region:
- the SYF2 gene encoding pre-mRNA-splicing factor SYF2: MATEAREMRGAEEEDEEVSSEEESSTSAEDLSAQKREDRLRKFRELHMKRNESRKLNHQEVVEEDKRQKLPANWEARKARLEWEVKVEEKKKECAENGVDYQRAKLLEISAEDAERWERKKKRKHPDIGFSDYAAAQLRQYQRLTKQIKPDMEAYEQQREQHAEAFYPTSDSLYHGTHVPSKDGVDRMVTDLEKQIEKREKYSRRRAYNDDADIDYINERNAKFNKKAERFYGKYTAEIKQNLERGTAV, encoded by the exons ATGGCGACTGAAGCTCGAGAAATGAGAGGAGCGGAGGAGGAGGATGAAGAG GTGTCCTCGGAGGAAGAGTCTTCTACATCTGCGGAGGATTTGTCTGCACAAAAAAGAGAAGACAGATTGAGGAAGTTTAGAGAACTTCACATGAAAAGG AATGAATCTCGCAAACTAAATCACCAGGAGGTGGTAGAGGAAGACAAAAGGCAGAAGTTGCCAGCAAACTGGGAGGCCCGAAAAGCGCGTTTAGAATGGGAGGTAAAAGTGGAGGAAAAGAAAAAG GAATGTGCAGAAAACGGGGTTGATTATCAGCGAGCCAAGTTATTGGAAATAAGTGCAGAAGAtgcagagagatgggagaggaagaagaagaggaaaCATCCGGACATAGGCTTCTCAG ATTACGCAGCTGCCCAGTTGCGTCAGTACCAGAGGCTGACTAAGCAAATTAAACCAGACATGGAAGCATATGAGCAACAAAGAGAGCAGCA TGCCGAGGCTTTCTACCCAACATCAGACAGTCTCTATCATGGGACTCATGTACCTTCCAAAGATGGTGTTGACAGAATGGTTACAGATCTTGAAAAACA GATTGAAAAGCGTGAAAAATATAGCCGTAGACGGGCTTACAATGACGATGCTGATATTGACTACATCAATGAGAGGAATGCAAAATTCAACAAGAAGGCAGAGCGGTTTTATGGCAAATACACAGCCGAGATCAAACAGAACTTGGAAAGAGGCACTGCTGTCTAA